A single Ammospiza caudacuta isolate bAmmCau1 chromosome 6, bAmmCau1.pri, whole genome shotgun sequence DNA region contains:
- the SYT8 gene encoding synaptotagmin-8, which translates to MGHPRLAMAVAARKGRTTASPHTSITTTAWPGSLDSWLSWIPLPKWALITVAMAGAILLLVFLICIIKCCCTKKKPKKKDRISLCTVSNPTTINLVQPEMEDLEQAVEQKRRGKLQYSLEYNFRMQELKVGVKQAVELKAMDSGGTSDPYVIVYLTSDRKKRYETKVYRKTLNPIFNESFTFQVPHAEVSESTLVMQIYDFNRFSKHDIIGEVRLPLASVDLQHVIEQWSDLAVASKVEEEHLGEICFSLRYVPSTGKLTVLILEARQLKRMDSDGLSDPFVKVHLILNRKKWKKKRTSVKKNTLSPYFNEVFVFEVPFSQIQNVDMVISVWDHDKVTKNEPIGKLLLGCRATGNQLRHWSDMLSNPRRPLAQWHILQPPEVVDKALGLKSHLKLPLHSR; encoded by the exons ATGG GTCACCCCAGATTAGCCATGGCAGTGGCAGCCAGGAAGGGCAGGACTACAGCCTCCCCACACACCAGCATCACCACCACAGCTTGGCCAGGCTCCCTGGACAGCTGGCTTAGCTGGATTCCAT TACCCAAATGGGCTCTCATCACTGTGGCTATGGCAGGGGCCATTCTCCTCCTTGTCTTCCTCATCTGCATCATCAAGTGCTGCTGTACCAAGAAGAAGCCCAAGAAGAAGGATAGAATTAGCTTGTGCACCGTCAGCAACCCCACGACGATCAACCTT GTGCAGCCTGAGATGGAGGACCTGGAGCAGGCAGTAGAGCAGAAGCGGCGAGGAAAGCTGCAGTACTCCCTGGAGTACAACTTCCGCATGCAGGAG CTGAAGGTTGGTGTGAAGCAGGCAGTTGAGCTGAAGGCCATGGACAGCGGAGGCACATCTGACCCATATGTGATTGTCTACCTAACGTCTGATAGGAAGAAAAGATATGAGACCAAGGTTTACCGCAAAACCCTGAACCCCATCTTCAACGAGAGCTTCACTTTCCAG GTACCCCACGCTGAAGTGTCTGAATCCACACTGGTGATGCAGATCTATGACTTCAATCGCTTTTCCAAGCATGACATCATTGGTGAGGTCCGGCTGCCCCTGGCCAGTGTTGACCTGCAGCATGTCATCGAGCAGTGGAGTGACCTGGCGGTGGCCAGTAAAGTGGAG GAGGAGCATCTGGGTGAGATCTGCTTCTCTCTGCGCTATGTCCCCAGCACTGGCAAGCTGACGGTGCTCATCCTGGAAGCCAGGCAGCTGAAGCGGATGGACTCCGATGGACTCTCAG ATCCTTTTGTCAAGGTGCATCTCATACTGAACaggaagaaatggaagaaaaaaaggacaagtGTGAAGAAAAACACCTTAAGCCCTTACTTCAATGAGGTGTTTGTTTTTGAGGTGCCTTTCAGTCAGATCCAG AATGTGGACATGGTCATCTCCGTCTGGGATCATGACAAAGTGACCAAGAATGAGCCCATTGGCAAACTCCTCCTGGGCTGCCGAGCCACGGGCAACCAGCTGCGGCACTGGTCCGACATGCTGTCCAACCCCCGCCGGCCCCTGGCCCAGTGGCacatcctgcagcccccagaggTGGTGGACAAAGCCCTGGGACTGAAGTCCCACCTCAAGCTGCCCCTGCATTCCAGATAG
- the LOC131559091 gene encoding cytosolic 5'-nucleotidase 1A-like — translation MAELESTVINTNVNQKDPSTALVIAVTTRAIFNLEEEHKLYLEKGKEEYTRHQQANQDKPLPPGTAFAFIQAVQYVNKKILESSPAERDLFDILVLSNNSPESGVRIINSAKHYGLEISKFCFVSDEDSTQYLKSHGVKLFLSADRTDVCNALRRGVSAALVFQQEVQAPSTPLRVVFDGDAVLFSDETDQIFQEQGLEGAVQYERAMEAVPIGEGPLKAFAMHLGKLRKKFGQGESPIRTYLVTARSGRDMGVRAIKTLREWGLPIDEAFFMDGAPKGPILAQIQPHIFFDDGLHNIQGAQNVGVPSAWVPSCC, via the exons ATGGCAGAGCTGGAAAGCACAGTCATAAACACCAATGTAAACCAG aaaGACCCCAGCACGGCACTGGTCATTGCTGTGACCACCAGAGCCATCTTCAACCTGGAGGAAGAGCACAAGCTCTACCTGGAGAAGGGCAAGGAGGAGTACACAAGGCACCAGCAGGCCAACCAGGACAAGCCCCTGCCACCAGGCACAGCCTTTGCCTTCATCCAG GCAGTGCAGTATGTTAACAAGAAGAtcctggagagcagcccagcagagagggACCTCTTTGACATCCTGGTGCTCTCCAACAACAGCCCAGAGAGCGGTGTGCGCATCATCAACAGCGCCAAGCACTACG GGCTGGAGATCTCCAAGTTCTGCTTTGTCAGCGATGAGGACTCCACACAGTACCTCAAGTCCCACGGTGTGAAGCTGTTCCTCTCAGCTGACAGGACAGATGTCTGCAATGCCCTCCGGAGAG GGGTCTCGGCGGCGCTCGTCTTCCAGCAAGAGGTGCAGGCCCCCAGCACTCCACTCCGCGTGGTGTTTGACGGGGACGCCGTGCTCTTCTCGGATGAGACAGACCAGATCTTCcaggagcagggcctggagggggCAGTGCAGTACGAGCGGGCCATGGAGGCTGTCCCCATAGGAGAG GGCCCCCTGAAGGCTTTTGCCATGCACCTCGGGAAGCTGCGTAAGAAGTTTGGCCAGGGAGAGTCCCCCATCCGCACCTACCTGGTGACAGCGCGCAGCGGCCGGGACATGGGCGTCCGAGCCATCAAAACACTCCGGGAATGGGGACTGCCCATCGACGAGGCTTTCTTCATGGATGGGGCTCCCAAAGGCCCCATCCTCGCCCAGATCCAGCCTCACATTTTCTTTGATGATGGGCTTCATAACATCCAAGGGGCCCAGAATGTGGGGGTTCCCTCTGCCTGggtcccttcctgctgctga